The nucleotide sequence GAAGCGGGTCTAAACCTATCCTGCCATCAACCCATCCTCCTCCGTATTGCTACTTAGTGCTTTCGTTAATCAGTAAGGGCAGCAGCGCACTGAGGAGAATCACGCCAAGGTCCATCCAGGTCAGGGGCGAAAGGTGTAGCAGATCTTGCAATTGGGGGATCGCCAGGGTAATCAACTGCAATCCGATCGAAAAGATGAGGGCGATCGCCAAATACCAGTTGGCCGATCGGGGCTTTGATGCCAACAAAATTCGGGTTTTAGACCGGCAACTGATGGCATGCACCAGTTGGGCCAGCGTTAAACTCATAAAGCCAACCGTACTGGCGGAGGGACCAATACCATAGCGCCAGATGGCGTAACCATAAGCCCCCAGGGCACTGAAGGAGAGCAGGGCAGATTCCAGAAAGATGCGCTGGAATTCCGCCTGAGGCAGAATGGGCTCCTGGGGATCACGGGGGGGTTGTAGCAGCACCTCTGGTTCGGAGGCTTCCAGGGCCAGGGCCAGCCCTGGGAAAATATCCGTGACCAGATTCAGCCAGAGCAGTTGAATGGCATTCAAGGGTTGGCCAATCCCCAAACTGACACTGACCAGCATCACCATAATCTCACTCAGATTGGTGGCGATCAGGAAATGGACCGACTTGCGAATATTGCCATAAATGGTGCGGCCCTGCTGAATGGCGATCGCGATCGTGTCCAGATTATCCTCTTCCAGAATCACATCCGCCACCTCACGGGCCGCATCTGTCCCGGCTTGGCCCATGGCAATGCCCACATCCGCTGCTTTCAGGGCTGGGGAGTCATTGATACCATCGCCGGTCATGGCCACCACTTTGCCAGTCTTCTGCAAAGCCTGGACAACCTGCAACTTATTCGCCGGGCTGATGCGGGCAAAGATATGCACCGATCCATCCAGCTCATGGGCCGCAAACCCCGACTCAGAACCAGAGGAAGGACCGGAGAACCTGGCCAGATCTGCCGCATCAAGAATCTTCAGGGGTGCCCCCTGGCTGAGGTTAAGGGCCTGACCGATCGCAGAGGCCGTCAGACTCTGATCCCCCGTGACCATGATCGTCTCAATTCCGGCCTGATGGAAGACCTCAATCGCCGCATTTACCCCTGGCCGAATCGGGTCCGCTAGGGCCACCAAGGCCAGCCAGGTGAGGGACTCTGGACCTGGATCAATTGTTTGAGTCTGGCCGTAAGCCACCCCCAACACCCGCAGTGCTTGACTGGCCATCCGATCGTTTTCTGCCAACACCTGCTGTCGCAGGGCCGGGGTTAAGGCGATCGGCTGCCCCTGATCCAGGATGGCGTGGCATTGATCCAGCACCTCGATCGGATTGCCTTTCATGGCCACTAAATAAGTTCCCTGCTCCGCTGCATGGGCCGTTGCCATCCAGTTCTGGGTGGTGGAACGGGGCCAGGTTTTAAGTCGGGGATAGCGTTCCCGTAGGGGTTGCACTGCAACACCCGCTGCGATCGCCAAGGTCAGCAGGGCATTTTCAGTAGAAGAACCCTGGAGAGCAAGATGCTCTCCGCCGCCATTCAGTTCACTGTCATTGCAAAGGGCCACAATTTGCAGGAGTTTCAACCAAGAGGGGTGGGCCTGTAGGGACTGCAAGTCCTCTGCTGTCGGAATCTGAAGCCGGGTCTGGTCGGCATAGAGTTCCACCACGGTCATGTTGTTGACGGTGAGGGTGCCTGTTTTATCCAGGCAGAGCGATCGCAAGGCCCCCAGGGTTTCTACCGCCCCCAGGCGACGAATCAAAATCTTTTGTTGCCGCATTCTCCAAAGCCCCAGGGCCAGGATTGTTGTCGCCACAGCAGGCAACCCTTCTGGAACCGCAGCGACTGCCAGAGAAATGGAGGTTTTCAGCATCTCCAGAAGTTCATAGCCCCGCAGCAGCCCGATCACGAAAACAACACCGCAAATCACACTACAGAGAAGGACAAGTTGGCTCCCGACCTGGTCCAACTGGTTTTCGATCGGGGTCTTTGCCGGTTCAACCTGTCCCACCAGGGTCTGAACTTTACCCATCTCCGTCTGCTGTCCGGTGGCAACGACGATCGCCCGTCCCTGGCCCCCAATGACGAGGGTTCCCCGATAGACCATATTCAACCGATCGGCCAGGGGCACGTCCGGCTCTGTCAAGGGGTCCACCTGCTTGGTAACCGGAATACTCTCTCCTGTCAAAGCCGACTCATCCACCTGGAGCTGGTCCGCCTCGATAATGCGGGCATCAGCGGGGATCGCAGTCCCCGATCGCAGCCACACCAGATCCCCAGGCACCACCTCTGGGGCACTCACCTGCACCCGCTCTCCCGCTCGGACCACCTGAGCCGTGGGCGTTCCAAGCTGTTCTAAAGAACGAATGATCCGATCAGAATGGTTTTCGGTGGCGTACCCAATGATGGCATTGATCAGGACGACCCCCATAATCACCAGGGCATCAGCCCGACCTCCGGTGATCACTGCAATCAGGGCAGCGACGCTGAGGAGTGCCACCGGCATGGACTTAAATTGGGCCAGGAACATGGTCCACCGTGATCGGGAGGCAAATTCCGGCAGGAGGTTGGGGCCATATTGATGCAGGCGCTCCTGGGCCACAGCCTGAGAAAGCCCCTCTGTCACATCCGTATGGAACTGGGTCAGCAGGGTTTCAACCCCTGAGCAATGCCAGCACTGAACCGTCTCTTCTCCAATCGGGACTTGGGCAAATACCAATGATTTCACACCCTTTCTGGTGATCGACTTAACAATCAACGGCAAGAGGATCAATCCTCAGCCCATACTTCGCAGGCTAGCAGGTCACAAATTCGATCGCGGAGTAAAAACTCATTGCGTTCTAGCTCAGACTCCACATAGGGCCAATCTTGAGCTGGAAAACAACGACACAGGGCATAGATGGGCTGACGGCGGTTAATCAGTCCTTGTTCGAGTAAGGCTCTGGCCTCTCCCTGAATCATGGCCAATGAGTATTGAATCGTCGGTAGTCTCATATGTTTCCTCCTGATCCGTAGCTGGAGAGATTGCCCGGAATTGTCTCAGACTCATAGAGGTGCTCTATTTCCTACCTTAGATGTAAGTAAGAAACCCCTGGAAAACTTCATTTAGCAATTTTTCTTGTCAATTCGTATCACTTCTTACTCTGATTGTGAGCAAAGCACAGTCCATTCTTACAGCCAATTGTATTGATTCGGCAAGGACGGATAAGGGACTGAAGGACGGCATCCCACTTTTGTAGCCCCTCACCCTTTTTGGGCTACTGTGTACCCATCATCCCCTCCCGAGAGGGGATTTCACACCAGTCTGCTGACTGGGGCCGAACTTTTCCGAGATCTGTATACACGGTAGCCCTTTTTGGGAGAAGGGGCTGGGGGATGTAGACGCGCAGCGGCTTCCCCTTGGGTGGGCAACCTGGCAAAACTGGGATACTCCCGACCGAAGTCCCTGGTTAAGGGCAGCTATACAGAGAATTGGGATGACCTGATCTGACTCCAGTCTGGAACTTGAGCGTAATTTTCCCTACTCTTGCAAGTTCTGTGATAGGGTCTTGGGTAAGGCTTATTTTCGGCTGTGTAATCCGTTTTACAAGCGTTTCTCCGAATCTAATTCTCTACATCTTTTGGTTTGGGGGAACCTGCTATGGCTATTTATGTTGGTAATCTGTCCTACGAGGTTACCCAGGATGATCTGACGCAAACATTTTCCACCTACGGAACAGTTAGACGAGTGCAACTTCCGATGGACCGTGAAACAGGTCGGTTTCGTGGATTTGCCTTTGTTGAAATGGGGTCAGAGACAGAAGAAACTGCAGCCATTGAAGCACTCGATGGTGCTGAATGGATGGGGCGTAACCTCAGGGTCAACAAAGCGAAACCTCGTGAGGAAAGAGGTTCTTCTGGAGGAGATTGGGGCAATAAAGGGAGCTCTTCCCGTCGCTATTAATTTGCCTGATTTCTATCTAGTCTGAATGCAATTAATTTTTGAGGAGATTAGATGACCCAAGTCATTCCTGGCGAAAATGAAGGCATTGAGTCAATGATACGTCGCTTCAAGCGAGAGGTATCTAAGGCAGGAATCTTTCCAGATATGAGGAAGCACCGGCATTTTGAGACCCCGATCGAAAAACGGAAGCGCAAAGTGCTGGCCAAGCACAAACAAAATAAGAGGAAATTTCGCTATTGACTTCTGACAACTCTTTCAGCGAGATCGAACGGATCATCCTGGAAGCATTACGGCAAGGAGATAGGACTCAGGGGGAACTCTTTGATCTCATCGTCAAAAGCTATCCAACCCTGACTCAGACGTTGCGCAAACTGAAGGACAGGAAGCTGATCGAGACTTATTTTGTTGTGACTGAAACCATCCCTATCCTGACCTACCGTTTACTTCCTAAAAGTTGACTTACACACCCAGTACCGCTGGTCAATATCTATGAATATCAGAGAACTTTTGAGCCGATATGCAGCAGGTCAAAGGGACTTTAGAGGCCTAAACCTGGTAGCCGCAAACCTGAGAAATGTGAATTTAAGTGGTATCAACCTGAGTGGGGCCAATCTGACGAAGGCAAACCTCACCCGAACCAATTTAAGCTACGCGAATCTCACGGATGCAGTTTTGATCGGAGCGCTTTTGACTGAAACCAATTTGGCCAGAGCCAACCTGACCAATGCTGATCTGAATCAGGTTAACCTCAATCAGGCAATTTTGCATGGAACCCGAATGGCAGATGGTAAACAGGCCAGCATCCAGGCTCATCCCATCCAAATGTCTGTCTGATCAGAATTAAATAACATCGCCAAACTTCTGCTTGCCCTCTCCCCTGAGTTTTAGAGATGCCCGCTGATGACGCGATTCCGAGATTACCAAACCAGTCTGGCCGCATTCGAACGGGAGGTTTGGGTCCGCTGTCCTCGTTGCCAGCAGGCCACCCTGTCCCGCTGTCTGGATCAGGGTCTGACCTGGCGGATTGCCTGCCCCCACTGTGGGTATATTCAGTCGGCGTTTCGGGATGCTCAGCGCCAGCGATCGCAGCCCTGGTGGACCCAGGGTTGGTGGGGAGAAGCGCGGAAATTTGGGGGAGCGGTTGATCCCCTGTTTGGTTTGCCCTTGTGGTTACAGGTGCCCTGTTGTGGGCAGGTTTTGTGGGTCTACAACCAGGCCCATCTGGAGTTTCTGGAGCATTATGTGCGATCGACCCTGCGGGAACGGCAGGGGAGCAAGGGGAATCATCACAGCATGGCTGTCCGCCTGCCCCGCTGGATCAAGCAAGCGCAGCATCGGGAGGCTGTATTGAAGGGACTGCAACAGTTAAAGGAGCGTCTGGAGGGGTGACTCTGCAGCAGCCCCACCCCGGCCCTGGGGGCCACCCCTCCCCAGAGGGGATTTTAGACGATCCCTCGTGCCCAGGCTCATCCCTCGTACCCAGGCTCATCCCTCGTACCCAGGCTCTGCCTGGGTGCGCCAAGCCTGCGGGCCAACCTTCCGGCACCTGAGCAGAGCGGATGATCATGATTTTATGATTGAGATCAGCCTATTTCATCGTCCCGATCGCCACGCAGAGAAAGACTGACATGATTGCATTTCCCGACAAAGAGAACCTGACTTCAGTGGCATACCTGGACTGGGAAGCGCAACAGGAAACCAGATATGAATATGTCAATCTGTGGATTGGGTCTTTGTCCCAGGACCGGGAGTTGCCTCAGGGATGACCCACTTTGCCCGCTGGTAGGAGGCGGTCGAACGGGCCAAACATTGGGCGCGGTAAAATCGGGGCATGGAACAGTCATCTCCCTACGAACAGCTACAGGGCATTGTCGAACGGCTGACCTTTCATTCCGAGGAGTCGGGCTACACCGTGGCCCGACTGAAGGTGCCCCGTGCCTCCGAACTGGTGACGATCGTCGGCAGCTTTGCCAACATCCAGGCAGGGCAAACCCTAGATCTGACGGGGTTATGGAAGGAGCATCCCAAGTTTGGTCCCCAGTTCCAGGTGACCCGCTATCGGGAGACAAAACCGGCGACCCTGACGGGATTGGAGAAATACCTGGGCAGCGGCCTGATCAAGGGGGTGGGACCCGTGACCGCCAAGCGCATCGTGACCCATTTTGGTCTGGACACCCTGGATATTATCGAAAACCAGATTGAACGGCTGGCCGAAGTACCGGGCATTGCCCGCAAACGGGTGCAGATGATTCAGGCGGCCTGGGCCACCCAGAAAGCGATCAAGGAAGTCATGCTGTTCCTGCAGGGGCATGGGGTCTCGACCACCTATGCTGTCAAAATCTACAAACAATACGGGGATGACGCGATCGCCACCGTCACCCACAATCCCTACCAGCTCGCGATCGAGGTCTATGGGATTGGCTTTGTCACTGCCGACGCGATCGCCCGCAACCTGGGAATTGCCCCCGACTCCGAATTCCGCTACCGGAGTGGGATTCTGCATGTGCTGGGGGAAGCCTCCGAGGAGGGTCACTGTTTCCTGCCGCAGAGTGATCTGGCGCAGCGGGTGGTAAAACGGCTGGCCTTGCCCGACCATCAGCCCCAGGCGGATCAGGTCCTATTACTCATGGGACAGATGGTGATCGATCGGGAGCTGATCCGCACCGAGGAGCCGATTCCTTCCCTGGACGAACCGGGCTACTATGCACCCCCCTTCTACTTTGCCGAACAGTCCCTGGCCGGACGGGTGCAGCAACTGCTGGCCCAGCCCCTGACGGTGGATCTGCCCAGGGTGCAGCGCTGGATCGAGCGGTTTATCGAGAAAACGGGGATGCCCCTATCAGAGCAGCAGCGGCAGGCCGTCGAGCAGGCCGCCTCCCAGCGGGTGCTGGTCCTGACGGGGGGACCAGGCACCGGCAAGACCTTCACCACCCGCACGATCGTCGCCCTCTGGAGGGCCATGGGCAAGACCCTAGCCCTAGCTTCCCCCACGGGACGAGCGGCCCAGCGACTGGCGGAAATGACCGGCCAGGAGGCCAAGACCATCCATCGCCTGCTGGAGTTTGACCCGAAGCAGATGAAATTCAAACGGGATTCGGATTCCCCCATCCCGGCCCAGGCGATCGTGGTCGATGAAGCCTCCATGGTGGACCTGTTCCTGGGCAACTCCCTGTTGAAGGCGATCGCCCCGGAGGCACAACTGCTACTGGTGGGTGATACAGACCAGCTCCCCAGCGTCGGTCCCGGTGCGGTGTTGCAGGATCTGATGGCCTCCGGGGTAGTGCCCGTGGTGCGGCTGACGGAAGTATTCCGGCAGGCCCAGACCAGCGCGATCGTCACCCAGGCCCACCGGATCAACAAAGGCCAGAAGCTCAGCCTGGAGACTGTTTCTGATGACCCCCAATCTGACTGTCTCTGGCTGGCAGCATCGGAGCCAGAGGAGGGGGTGCAAGGGATTCAGGATCTGATCACCCATTTAATTCCCAGGCTGGGGTTTGAGCCGATGCAGGATGTGCAAGTGCTCTGTCCCATGACACGGGGAGTTGTAGGCACCCGCAATTTGAATTTGGTGTTACAGCAACTGCTGAATCCTCCAGCGGCGGGGAAAGCCGAAATTGGGCAAAGCGGATCCATCCTGCGGTTGGGCGATCGGATCATCCAGCAGGTGAACGACTACGATCGGGAGGTCTTCAACGGGGACCTGGGCACCATCCTCACCCTCGATCCAGAAGAGCAGGAAGTGACAATCCAGTTTGGCGATCGGCGAGTTGCCTATGACTATGCCGACCTCAACGAGATTGCCCTAGCCTACAGCGTCACCACCCACAAGAGCCAGGGCAGCGAGTACCCAGTGGTGATCCTGCCAATTTACATGCAACATTACCCGATGTTATCCCGCAATCTGCTCTACACGGGCCTCACCCGCGCCAGAGAGTTGGCCATCTTTGTCGGACCCCAGCCTGCGATCGCCCTGGCCGTGCGGCAGGTAAGGGATCGGGAGCGGTATACAGGGCTAGCCGATCGGCTGCGGGGTTGAAGGGAATAAACTCCACAAGCAACAGCCCCTTCCTGGACCCACCCCGGCCCTGGGGGCCACCCCTCCCCAGAGGGGATTTTAGCCGATCCCTCGTACCCAGGCTCATCCCTCGTACCCAGGCTCATCCCTCGTACCCAGGCTCATCCCTCGTACCCAGGCTCATCCCTCGTACCCAGGCTCATCCCTCGTACCCAGGCTCACCCCTCGTGCCCAGGCTCATCCCTCGTACCCAGGCTCATCCCTCGTACCCAGGCTCTGCCTGGGTGCGCCAAGCCTGAAACCCAACACCAGTAAGGATCAGCACTGGAGGGGAGTTGCAGACGGGGTCAGACTGTACCATGGGGTTAACCTTCCGGCACCTGAGCAGAGCGGATGATCATGATTTTATGATTGAGATCAGCCTATTTCATCGTCCCGATCGCCAGGCAGAGAAAAACTGACATGATTGCATTTCCCGAAAAAGAGGACATGACTCCAGTGGCATACCTGGACTGGGAAGCACAACAGGAAACCAGATATGAATATATCAACGGTCAAGTCTATGCTATGACAGGGGGAACCATTCCCCACAATGCGATCGCCATTAACCTGATTGCAATCCTGCGAAACCAGGTGCGAGGTGGCCCCTGTCGGGTATTGGGCGCAGATGCCAAAGTCAGAATTACTGAGCAAGGACCGTTTTTCTATCCGGATGTTTTGGTAACTTGCGACGATCGCGATCGACGAGCGTTCAAATTCATTCAATTTCCCTGTTTAGTCGTCGAGGTTTTATCTCAAACCACCGAAGCCTACGATCGAGGCAGTAAATTTAGTCAGTATCGCCGTTTGGCCAGCCTCCGAGAGTATGTGCTGATCAGTTCTGAGCAAATCAACGTAGACATCTTTCGGTTGAATGAACGGGGCAAATGGGAACTGACATCCTATATCGCCAGTGACACGATTCAACTCACCAGTATTGATTTTGCCTTTCCCCTGGATTTGCTCTATGAAGAAGTTGAATTTTTGCCCTAAATTGCCCATTGAGCAATCTTGTTAGGCTTCACTTCATTCGTCCCTCGTACCCAGGCTCTGCCTGGGTGCCCAAAGCAGACCCACCCCGGCCCTGCGGGCCACCCCTCCCCAGAGGGGAGAAGCGGATTCCCATCTATGGCTCGGTGGCGTTGCCCAAAGCAGACCCACCCCGGCCCTGCGGGCCACCCCTCCCCAGAGGGGAGAAGCGGATAGTGTAGATTGGGTGCCCTAGATTGCTCATTGAGCAACCTAGTATGGTCAGTTAACCAGCCACCAGAGCCAATTAAATAGAACCATCATTTAAGCACTAAACTTAATCCCCTCCTGGGAGGGGTGGCGCATAGCGCCGGGGTGGGTTCTCAAAAGAGGATATGAAGATTGAAAGATTTGTCAGTCAATTAGCCCCCTGGATTTCTGCCAGTTTTTGAGCTGCATAATCACGCAATACGGGAACACCGATCGCAGTTCCGATCGCAGAGGCCGCTTCACAAGAGGCGATCGCCGCTTCCACCTGACCCAATTGGAGTTGGGCATTGACAATGAACCGGAGCAAGTTTCGCCCTTGGCTGTAGCGATCGCCAATCTGTAGATAGATCTGTTGAGCAGATTGAAAATAATCCAGGGCCGAAACCGGATCATCTTGTAAACTGCCCAAACCGAGTAAGGTGTTGGCTTCCCCCAGCCGATCCCCCACCTGGCGATAAATCTGCAACGCCTCCTGGTAGCGATTCAGGGCTTCATCGCGTTGGTCGAGAAACTGCAAGACATCGCCGATCGCTTTTAAGGTGTTGGCTTCCCCCAGCCGAGCCCCCACCTGGCGATAAATCTGCAACGCCTCCTGGTAGCGATTCAGGGCTTCACTGCTTTGTTTGAGAAACTGCAAGACATCGCCGATCGCTTTTAAGGTGTTGGCTTCCCCCAGCCGAGCCCCCACCTGGCGATAAATCTGCAACGCCTCCTGGTAGCGATTCAGGGCTTCACTGCTTTGTTTGAGAAACTGCAAGACATCGCCGATCGCTTTTAAGGTGTTGGCTTCCCCCAGCCGATCCCCCACCTGGCGATAAATCTGCAACGCCTCCTGGTAGCGATTCAGGGCTTCACTGCTTTGTTTGAGAAACTGCAAGACATCGCCAAAAACTTTCTGAAAATCGGCAAAGGGTTTTGAAGTCTCCGGGGGCCAACTGTCCCCTAACCGCGAGTAAAGCTGATAACGAGTCGCACTATACCCTCGGAGCGCTAAAAACTGGTCACAATCATCCCTGCCGTCTGTACCGTAGTAAACAACCTCCAAGGCAGTGGCATAGGCTCCCAGTTCACAGCAGTGGTGAAACAGTTCCAGGTAAGGAATGGCTGCGTCTTCTTCATCTGCTGCCATCAGTCGTTGTTGGCGCGATTGTTGATCAAAATAAGCTGCTGCTTTTTGGTGGGCCTGGGTCAGATCTACATTCCACTGCACATAGTGAGCAATGGCAGCCTGCACCTGATAGCGCCGGTTAGTGGCCTGTCCTAACTCTTCCAGCAACGATCGGGTAATTAATTCCCGTAGTTGTTGACGAGTTTCCAGTTCTCTCTCAGAGGCATCTTCCACCATAGAAATAGCCGCCTGAATCGTAAACGGAACCCGATAGACACTCAGATTTTGCAGCAAAGTCTGTTGTTGGGGATTCAGTCGTTCCCAATGCTGTTGCAAAATCCATTCTAGACAGGTTTCCACCGTCCGATGTTCGCCAGTGGCCCGTTTTGCCATCTGCTCAAATTCTGTCAGTTTGAGCCGTTCCGCCTCCCTCAGTTGCCCATCACAATAGTTGACCAGAAATGTAGCCGCCAGTTTCAGGGTCAGGGGATGCCCGTTGAGCAACTGAGAGAACTGTTGCAAGCTCGCCTCGCCTCCTTCCACCCCCCAGGCTGCGAGCAATTTGCCTCCAGCAACTGCATTCAGTCCTTCCAGCATCCGCCAGGTCGGAACCTCTCGCAGCGATCGGGGCTGTTCTCGCGTGGTCACCAGCACAGCACTGGTCTGGCCTTGGGCTAACCAGCGGCTAAAAAATTGATGATAGCCAGGATCTCGCCACTGCTGTTCCAGGTTCAACAGGGTTTCTAGATTATCCACCACCAGTAAATAGCGCTGTTGCCTCAGACAGTGCAGCAGGACGTTAATCTGCTCTGTGGTGCCTGCAGCGGCGAACCGCTGTTCTTGTTCTGGGCTCAGGGTCCTGGCAAACGTCTGATAGACCTTTTTGGCAAAAGCGAGAAATTCAGGCTGCTGACTGACATCCGCCCACAACACTGCTCCAAAACCCAACTCCGTTGATTGCTCATACAGGTATGCCGCCAGCCAGGATTTCCCGATGCCCCCAATACCCTGAAGCCCAACGATCGCAGTAGCTTCGTTCCGGAGCCAACCCTGGACGATCTCCAATTCCCGCCGATCCTGCCATTTCTTCAGCACCGGCGGCAGCGTAATCACATTGGTAGTGGGAGTTACTTGGTCGGTTCCCCATCCCGACGACTCCAGTCAGGGATTGGGAGGGGTGCCGTAGTAATTAATCGTTTCCGCCTGGTAGACCGTCCCCCCATCAATCTTGTTTTGAAAACCAGTTCCCCCATCGTAAATATTCTGGGTCTGGCTGCTGTTGTCCTGAATCTGGTTCAGGGTAATCTCCTGGGCGATCGCCTGCAACTCTGCGGCAAACTCCGGCTCCAGCATTTCCACGTCCAGGTACTTCTGGAGGGTGGCCAGGGCTGCCCGATCGCCCTTTTCGACATGCACCAGCGCCTCATCAACCTTCTGGTCCTGCTTACCACGCAGACGATTCCGAATCCGGTTCCACAGGTCGCCGAGCTTCTGGATGCCTGTTTCAGTAAACTTTTCGCCCAGCTTGCCTGCCCCAGCTTCAGCGAACTTCTGGAACACCAGTTCTGCGATCTTGCCTGCGGTCCAGATCCCGGCAGCGGCAGTGAATGGATCAGTCATGGTTCATCCTTCTGAGGAAAGAAAACTTCTTTAGTTATAGCCTGTCTCTAGGGTTCCTGTTGTCACCAGCAAATTTTTCCAGGTCAGCCTGGGGTCTGCTGGGGTGCCCAGGCAGAGCCTGGGCGTGAGGCTAGGGGGGCTGGGGTGCCCAGGCAGAGCCTGGGCGTGAGGCTAGGGGGGGCTCCCTTCTCCTGCGGGAGAAGGGTTGGGGATGAGGGTAATTCATATTTGCATTCAGCAAAGCCAGAGGTTCCTAGCCGTTTGATGCTTGGGCATGATCCATTGCAGGTGTTGCACAAGGAGTGGGTCACGATCGCATTCGAATGCATGCACCACCCATTCGAATGTTCCCTATGACTGAAGCGCTGTCCATAGACCATATTCGAATGCATGAGCTGCAGATGTGAATGTTCCCTATGCTTGAAGCCTTGTCCATAGAGCATATTCAAATGCACCGCTTGCAGATGTGAATGTTCCCTATGCTTGAAGCCTTGTCCACAGAACGCATTCGGATGGTTGGCTTTGCGATTGAATTGCAGGAGTAGCCCATGCGATCGCAACGAGTCATGTTGAGCCCATTTCTTGCGGATGCCGTTTGTGATGGAAGAAGATGAAGCGACGAATCCATTGCACATAGGCTTCCTCTGTTCGGTAGGCGTAGTGCTTGAGTCGGATTGT is from Leptolyngbya sp. 'hensonii' and encodes:
- a CDS encoding cation-transporting P-type ATPase, with the protein product MKSLVFAQVPIGEETVQCWHCSGVETLLTQFHTDVTEGLSQAVAQERLHQYGPNLLPEFASRSRWTMFLAQFKSMPVALLSVAALIAVITGGRADALVIMGVVLINAIIGYATENHSDRIIRSLEQLGTPTAQVVRAGERVQVSAPEVVPGDLVWLRSGTAIPADARIIEADQLQVDESALTGESIPVTKQVDPLTEPDVPLADRLNMVYRGTLVIGGQGRAIVVATGQQTEMGKVQTLVGQVEPAKTPIENQLDQVGSQLVLLCSVICGVVFVIGLLRGYELLEMLKTSISLAVAAVPEGLPAVATTILALGLWRMRQQKILIRRLGAVETLGALRSLCLDKTGTLTVNNMTVVELYADQTRLQIPTAEDLQSLQAHPSWLKLLQIVALCNDSELNGGGEHLALQGSSTENALLTLAIAAGVAVQPLRERYPRLKTWPRSTTQNWMATAHAAEQGTYLVAMKGNPIEVLDQCHAILDQGQPIALTPALRQQVLAENDRMASQALRVLGVAYGQTQTIDPGPESLTWLALVALADPIRPGVNAAIEVFHQAGIETIMVTGDQSLTASAIGQALNLSQGAPLKILDAADLARFSGPSSGSESGFAAHELDGSVHIFARISPANKLQVVQALQKTGKVVAMTGDGINDSPALKAADVGIAMGQAGTDAAREVADVILEEDNLDTIAIAIQQGRTIYGNIRKSVHFLIATNLSEIMVMLVSVSLGIGQPLNAIQLLWLNLVTDIFPGLALALEASEPEVLLQPPRDPQEPILPQAEFQRIFLESALLSFSALGAYGYAIWRYGIGPSASTVGFMSLTLAQLVHAISCRSKTRILLASKPRSANWYLAIALIFSIGLQLITLAIPQLQDLLHLSPLTWMDLGVILLSALLPLLINESTK
- a CDS encoding DUF4327 family protein, whose amino-acid sequence is MRLPTIQYSLAMIQGEARALLEQGLINRRQPIYALCRCFPAQDWPYVESELERNEFLLRDRICDLLACEVWAED
- the rpsU gene encoding 30S ribosomal protein S21, with the translated sequence MTQVIPGENEGIESMIRRFKREVSKAGIFPDMRKHRHFETPIEKRKRKVLAKHKQNKRKFRY
- a CDS encoding helix-turn-helix domain-containing protein → MTSDNSFSEIERIILEALRQGDRTQGELFDLIVKSYPTLTQTLRKLKDRKLIETYFVVTETIPILTYRLLPKS
- a CDS encoding RNA-binding protein; the encoded protein is MAIYVGNLSYEVTQDDLTQTFSTYGTVRRVQLPMDRETGRFRGFAFVEMGSETEETAAIEALDGAEWMGRNLRVNKAKPREERGSSGGDWGNKGSSSRRY
- a CDS encoding pentapeptide repeat-containing protein, with the translated sequence MNIRELLSRYAAGQRDFRGLNLVAANLRNVNLSGINLSGANLTKANLTRTNLSYANLTDAVLIGALLTETNLARANLTNADLNQVNLNQAILHGTRMADGKQASIQAHPIQMSV
- a CDS encoding ATP-dependent RecD-like DNA helicase; amino-acid sequence: MEQSSPYEQLQGIVERLTFHSEESGYTVARLKVPRASELVTIVGSFANIQAGQTLDLTGLWKEHPKFGPQFQVTRYRETKPATLTGLEKYLGSGLIKGVGPVTAKRIVTHFGLDTLDIIENQIERLAEVPGIARKRVQMIQAAWATQKAIKEVMLFLQGHGVSTTYAVKIYKQYGDDAIATVTHNPYQLAIEVYGIGFVTADAIARNLGIAPDSEFRYRSGILHVLGEASEEGHCFLPQSDLAQRVVKRLALPDHQPQADQVLLLMGQMVIDRELIRTEEPIPSLDEPGYYAPPFYFAEQSLAGRVQQLLAQPLTVDLPRVQRWIERFIEKTGMPLSEQQRQAVEQAASQRVLVLTGGPGTGKTFTTRTIVALWRAMGKTLALASPTGRAAQRLAEMTGQEAKTIHRLLEFDPKQMKFKRDSDSPIPAQAIVVDEASMVDLFLGNSLLKAIAPEAQLLLVGDTDQLPSVGPGAVLQDLMASGVVPVVRLTEVFRQAQTSAIVTQAHRINKGQKLSLETVSDDPQSDCLWLAASEPEEGVQGIQDLITHLIPRLGFEPMQDVQVLCPMTRGVVGTRNLNLVLQQLLNPPAAGKAEIGQSGSILRLGDRIIQQVNDYDREVFNGDLGTILTLDPEEQEVTIQFGDRRVAYDYADLNEIALAYSVTTHKSQGSEYPVVILPIYMQHYPMLSRNLLYTGLTRARELAIFVGPQPAIALAVRQVRDRERYTGLADRLRG
- a CDS encoding Uma2 family endonuclease, producing the protein MIAFPEKEDMTPVAYLDWEAQQETRYEYINGQVYAMTGGTIPHNAIAINLIAILRNQVRGGPCRVLGADAKVRITEQGPFFYPDVLVTCDDRDRRAFKFIQFPCLVVEVLSQTTEAYDRGSKFSQYRRLASLREYVLISSEQINVDIFRLNERGKWELTSYIASDTIQLTSIDFAFPLDLLYEEVEFLP